A single genomic interval of Granulicella tundricola MP5ACTX9 harbors:
- a CDS encoding ABC transporter ATP-binding protein, with protein MAGLFNSSSLNGGMPSADRPSRGTGKATVAALTAGRPKPGLKKVWPQIWALVKPRMGLLGISFALMVVNRACGLVLPASFKSLIDGVMTHHDLKLLPKIVGFVVGATVLQGLTSYLLTQLLSKAGQRLIAELRMQVQSHIGRLPVSFFDENRTGTLVARIMTDVEGVRNLIGTGVIDFFGGVLTAIFAFCYLISLSVKMTALTFCILVAFALILQRAFNTIRPIFRERSKINADVTGRLTESLGGVRVVKGYHAEESEARVFGAGVGRLLDNVLSSIRAQSFMSLASTTVLGVVTALIMYLGGHEVVAGKLTTGGYVTYMAFLAFMVAPVAQLVSIGTQLTEAMAGLDRTTEILGEMEEDGGPERRVTLDTIKGDVVFEDVLFEYEAGKPVLHGIGFESKPGTVTALVGSSGSGKSTIISLVCGFHVATGGRILVDGVDLGTVRLSSYREQLGVVLQETFLFDGTIRENVLFSRPNAGEGRLIEACRIARVDEFAERFPEGYDTIVGERGVKLSGGQRQRISIARAILADPRILILDEATSSLDSESEAMIQGGLNHLMKGRTTFVIAHRLSTIRKADQILVVEQGNIVERGTHESLYALGGRYFDLYTRQHGLETNLFLAPGEGDKVEAAAG; from the coding sequence ATGGCTGGACTATTTAATTCTTCAAGCCTCAATGGGGGTATGCCTTCGGCGGATCGTCCGTCTCGTGGGACCGGCAAGGCGACGGTGGCGGCTTTGACGGCTGGTCGACCCAAGCCGGGGTTGAAGAAGGTGTGGCCGCAGATCTGGGCGTTGGTGAAGCCGCGGATGGGCCTGCTGGGGATCAGCTTTGCGCTCATGGTGGTGAACCGGGCGTGTGGGCTGGTGCTGCCGGCTTCCTTCAAGTCTCTGATCGACGGGGTGATGACCCATCATGACCTGAAGCTGCTGCCGAAGATCGTGGGTTTTGTGGTGGGCGCGACGGTGCTCCAGGGGTTGACGTCTTACCTGTTGACGCAACTGCTCTCCAAGGCGGGACAGCGACTGATTGCAGAGTTGCGGATGCAGGTGCAGTCGCATATTGGGCGGCTTCCGGTTTCGTTCTTCGACGAGAACCGGACCGGGACGCTGGTGGCACGGATCATGACGGACGTTGAAGGCGTGCGGAACCTGATCGGGACGGGCGTGATCGATTTCTTTGGCGGGGTGCTGACGGCGATCTTCGCGTTCTGCTATTTGATCTCGCTGAGCGTGAAGATGACGGCGCTGACGTTCTGCATCCTGGTGGCATTTGCTCTGATTCTGCAACGTGCGTTCAATACGATTCGGCCGATCTTCCGGGAGCGGTCCAAGATCAATGCGGATGTGACGGGACGGCTGACGGAGTCGCTGGGCGGCGTGCGGGTGGTGAAGGGGTATCACGCAGAGGAGAGCGAGGCGCGGGTCTTTGGGGCGGGGGTGGGACGGCTGCTGGATAACGTGCTGTCTTCGATTCGGGCGCAGTCGTTCATGAGCCTGGCGAGCACGACGGTGCTGGGGGTGGTGACGGCGTTGATCATGTACCTGGGTGGCCATGAGGTAGTGGCGGGCAAGCTGACGACGGGCGGCTATGTGACGTACATGGCTTTCCTGGCGTTCATGGTGGCGCCGGTGGCGCAGTTGGTCTCGATTGGAACGCAGTTGACGGAGGCCATGGCGGGACTGGATCGGACGACGGAGATCCTGGGCGAGATGGAGGAGGATGGGGGGCCGGAGCGGAGGGTGACGCTCGATACGATCAAAGGCGATGTGGTGTTTGAGGATGTGCTGTTCGAGTACGAGGCGGGCAAGCCGGTGCTGCATGGGATTGGGTTCGAGTCTAAGCCGGGGACGGTGACGGCGCTGGTGGGATCGAGCGGGTCTGGGAAGTCGACGATTATTTCCCTGGTGTGCGGATTCCATGTGGCGACGGGCGGCAGGATTCTGGTGGATGGGGTGGATCTGGGTACGGTGCGGTTGAGCAGCTATCGTGAGCAGCTGGGCGTGGTGCTGCAGGAGACGTTTCTGTTCGATGGGACGATCCGGGAGAATGTGCTGTTTTCACGGCCGAATGCCGGCGAAGGGCGGCTGATAGAGGCTTGCAGGATTGCACGGGTGGATGAGTTTGCGGAACGGTTTCCGGAAGGGTATGACACGATCGTGGGGGAGCGCGGGGTGAAGCTTTCCGGCGGGCAGCGGCAGAGGATCTCGATTGCCCGGGCGATCCTGGCGGACCCGCGGATTCTGATTCTGGATGAGGCTACGAGCTCACTGGACTCTGAGAGCGAGGCGATGATCCAGGGGGGACTGAATCACCTGATGAAGGGGCGGACTACGTTCGTGATCGCGCACCGGCTTTCTACGATTCGGAAGGCGGATCAGATTCTTGTGGTGGAGCAGGGGAACATCGTGGAGAGAGGGACGCATGAGTCGCTTTATGCGCTGGGGGGACGGTACTTTGATCTTTATACCCGGCAGCATGGGTTGGAGACGAATCTGTTTCTTGCGCCGGGTGAAGGGGATAAGGTTGAGGCGGCTGCTGGGTAG
- a CDS encoding MFS transporter translates to MPTPQPHEVPSTPVMHLAFVLTGLGTMLLGPILPLLSQRWHLDDAHTGLLLMAQFAGSFLGGITTSHRLRTGTLLGLAAGAIGFTLFALAPSLPLACIGLVIGGFGVGRVITTINITAGNRFTQNRGSALSRLNFTWSFGALLSPVLAAWLTPHFALSNLLLIFALCFLLLAILLLIELRNNFDLSFRTLSEAEGEESASPGPAQSLPTAIFLYFITLLFLYGGLETCLSAWLTTFALRFGVNSLALSEYTMVLLLSGLTAGRAIATWLLLRMRERTLQRIALILSALLAAALATSRHASVIATLAVLLGIALAPIFPATFALLMAHRPPARKAGVVMAVSGLGAAALPWLMGVISTHAGGLQVALIVPIAVAIVMLALSFLPASAESTHP, encoded by the coding sequence ATGCCCACACCTCAACCCCACGAAGTTCCCTCCACCCCCGTCATGCACCTCGCCTTCGTCCTCACCGGACTGGGCACCATGCTCCTCGGCCCCATCCTCCCGCTTCTCTCCCAGCGCTGGCACCTGGACGACGCCCACACCGGTCTCCTCCTCATGGCCCAGTTCGCCGGCTCCTTCCTCGGTGGAATCACCACCTCCCACCGCCTCCGCACTGGAACCCTCTTAGGCCTCGCCGCCGGAGCCATCGGCTTCACCCTCTTCGCCCTGGCCCCATCCCTCCCGCTCGCCTGCATCGGCCTCGTCATCGGCGGCTTTGGAGTCGGTCGAGTCATCACTACCATCAATATCACCGCCGGCAACCGCTTCACCCAGAACCGAGGCTCCGCTCTCTCCCGCCTCAACTTCACCTGGAGCTTCGGCGCGCTCCTCTCGCCCGTCCTCGCCGCGTGGCTCACCCCCCACTTCGCCCTCTCGAACCTCCTCCTCATCTTCGCCCTCTGCTTCCTCCTCCTCGCCATCCTCCTCCTCATCGAACTCCGCAATAACTTCGATTTGTCATTCCGCACCCTGAGCGAAGCCGAAGGGGAGGAATCTGCTTCACCCGGACCAGCACAATCCCTCCCCACCGCCATCTTCCTCTACTTCATCACCCTCCTCTTCCTCTACGGCGGTCTCGAAACCTGCCTCTCCGCCTGGCTCACCACCTTCGCCCTCCGCTTCGGCGTCAACTCCCTCGCGCTCAGCGAGTACACCATGGTCCTGCTCCTCTCCGGCCTCACCGCCGGCCGAGCCATCGCCACCTGGCTCCTCCTCCGCATGCGCGAGCGCACCCTCCAGCGCATCGCCCTCATCCTCTCTGCCCTTCTCGCCGCAGCCCTCGCCACCTCCCGCCACGCCTCCGTCATCGCCACCCTCGCCGTCCTCCTCGGCATCGCCCTCGCCCCCATCTTCCCCGCGACCTTCGCTCTCCTCATGGCCCATCGCCCTCCCGCCCGTAAAGCAGGCGTCGTGATGGCCGTCTCCGGCCTCGGAGCCGCCGCCCTCCCCTGGCTCATGGGCGTCATCTCCACCCACGCCGGGGGACTCCAGGTCGCCCTCATCGTCCCCATCGCAGTCGCCATCGTCATGCTCGCCCTCAGCTTCCTCCCCGCCTCAGCCGAGTCCACACACCCCTGA
- a CDS encoding UvrD-helicase domain-containing protein, with translation MPNLTLVPKPTPAADDTPARQQALDIQQSWIVQAPAGSGKTGLLIQRFLKLLAADNVQDPAQVLAITFTRKATVEMRDRVLTQLQSAHTGTPPRNDFDRLTLPLAQAVIEKDRRQGWNLLDSPHRLAIRTIDSVCVDIARSLPILSGAAGALTPTEDSAPLHAEAARRTLMLLGSEDKTLSTAIETVLLHRDANLADVENLIADMLQVRDQWGELIPLAADELTDTYLDTIVLPKLDKALDQAICRGLTRLSKALPPPVLQSLCELAADMGNAEGYKGNPSPIAICAGRYPIPGEKSEHLDHWRALIHLLVAPSSQTFRKSLNVNHIGFMISAAHKKQLAQLIEQVADDPDLCKLLCSVNALPPIHYPADQWPITKALFRVLSRALVELQLVFAARTQCDFAELGLLARAALRNTSAVSDLAQATGQNLQHLLVDEMQDTSTSQYELIQLLTQHWDGSSQTVFLVGDPKQSIYLFRQARVERFVNTMHSRTLGDVPLGVLNLTANFRSQSTLVENFNQDFGLLFPTLASGNPSEVSYTPAIPRRPATQHAAREWHPTPIPYTDDTNTRTTQTTRQRRQTATEIRDLAAAWLARDHTARLAVLVRNRSHLIEVVAAFKQSPAVPFRAIQIEPLRERQEILDLLTLTRALLHPADRTAWLALLRTPWCGLTLTDLHLLTGADDPTLARTSIIHLIATRGDLLSDDGIARLEPVWQILSAALAQRGRLPISQWIERTWRSFNAPAFSTQEELANIDQYLTLLDQLESPGNTLDLTLLDQRLSKLYAAPAVHPGAVDLMTMHGAKGLEWDAVFVPALERTGANNRSRLLSWLEVDGTPDLDDDTIAHGILAPIQSKGTASQQLNTWMRSIESAREAAERKRLFYVACTRAREELHLFASPVAKQDGTLSIPPASLLASAWPAAEDHFHPPAAQLIVMPTQPQILDSLAAAAAPRTILRIPLSPIELIPTPEPTQPQTLFDRPEGSFASRAFGNTVHAFLDQLAARIAAGDTPAQLTTELPQWSPRIAQLLRASGLPPTTIDRFAPRVLTALYNTLTDPDGQWLLAAHPNATTESALVSWDETRTSIRMDRTFLAGDSPQTTASTHQWIIDYKTADLGGRTESTFLAEEKQNYAPQLEAYAATFPADTPIRLALYYPMLPKLIWWPTTKP, from the coding sequence TTGCCTAACCTCACGTTAGTCCCCAAGCCCACACCCGCCGCAGACGACACCCCCGCCCGCCAGCAAGCCCTCGATATCCAGCAATCCTGGATCGTCCAAGCCCCCGCCGGCTCCGGCAAGACCGGCCTCCTCATCCAGCGCTTCCTCAAGCTCCTCGCCGCAGATAACGTGCAGGACCCAGCCCAGGTCCTCGCCATCACCTTCACCCGCAAAGCCACGGTGGAGATGCGCGACCGGGTCCTCACCCAACTCCAATCCGCCCACACCGGCACGCCCCCGCGCAACGACTTCGACCGCCTCACCCTCCCCCTCGCCCAGGCCGTCATCGAAAAAGACCGCCGCCAGGGCTGGAACCTCCTAGACTCCCCCCACCGCCTCGCCATCCGCACCATCGACTCCGTCTGCGTCGACATCGCCCGCTCCCTGCCCATCCTCTCCGGAGCCGCCGGTGCCCTCACCCCCACAGAGGACTCTGCCCCCCTCCACGCCGAGGCCGCCCGCCGCACCCTCATGCTCTTGGGCAGTGAAGACAAAACCCTCAGCACAGCGATAGAAACCGTCCTCCTCCACCGCGACGCCAACCTGGCCGACGTAGAAAACCTCATCGCAGACATGCTCCAGGTCCGCGACCAATGGGGCGAACTCATCCCCCTCGCCGCCGACGAACTCACCGACACCTACCTCGACACCATCGTCCTCCCCAAGCTGGACAAAGCCCTCGACCAAGCCATCTGCCGCGGCCTAACCCGCCTCTCCAAAGCCCTCCCGCCCCCCGTTCTCCAAAGCCTCTGCGAGCTGGCCGCAGACATGGGCAATGCCGAAGGTTACAAGGGCAACCCGTCTCCCATCGCCATCTGCGCCGGTCGCTACCCCATCCCCGGAGAAAAATCAGAGCACCTCGACCACTGGCGCGCCCTGATCCATCTTCTCGTCGCCCCATCCTCCCAGACCTTCCGCAAGAGCCTCAACGTCAATCACATCGGCTTCATGATCTCGGCCGCGCACAAAAAGCAGCTCGCCCAACTCATCGAACAAGTCGCCGACGACCCCGACCTCTGCAAGCTCCTCTGCTCCGTCAACGCCCTCCCCCCCATCCACTACCCCGCCGACCAGTGGCCCATCACCAAAGCCCTCTTCCGCGTCCTCAGCCGCGCCCTCGTCGAGCTCCAACTCGTCTTCGCCGCCCGCACCCAGTGCGACTTCGCCGAACTAGGCCTCCTCGCCCGCGCCGCCCTTCGCAACACCTCCGCCGTCAGCGACCTCGCCCAGGCCACCGGCCAGAACCTCCAGCACCTCCTCGTAGACGAGATGCAGGACACCTCCACCAGCCAGTACGAGCTCATCCAGCTCCTCACCCAGCACTGGGATGGCAGCAGCCAGACCGTCTTCCTCGTCGGCGACCCCAAGCAATCCATCTACCTCTTCCGCCAGGCCCGCGTAGAACGCTTCGTCAACACCATGCACAGTCGCACCTTGGGCGATGTCCCTCTCGGAGTCCTCAACCTAACCGCCAACTTCCGCTCCCAGAGCACTTTGGTCGAAAACTTCAACCAGGACTTTGGCCTTCTCTTCCCCACGCTAGCCTCCGGAAATCCCTCCGAAGTCTCCTACACCCCCGCCATCCCCCGTCGCCCTGCCACCCAACACGCAGCCCGCGAGTGGCACCCAACCCCCATCCCCTACACCGACGACACCAACACCCGCACCACCCAAACCACCCGCCAGCGCCGCCAGACCGCCACCGAAATCCGCGACCTCGCCGCCGCCTGGCTCGCCCGCGACCACACCGCAAGACTAGCCGTTCTCGTCCGCAACCGCAGCCACCTCATCGAAGTCGTAGCCGCCTTCAAGCAATCTCCCGCCGTCCCCTTCCGCGCCATCCAGATCGAACCTCTCCGCGAGCGCCAGGAGATCCTCGACCTCCTCACCCTCACCCGCGCCCTCCTTCACCCCGCCGACCGCACCGCCTGGCTCGCCCTCCTGCGCACCCCCTGGTGCGGCCTCACACTGACCGACCTCCACCTCCTCACGGGAGCCGACGACCCCACCCTCGCCCGCACCAGCATCATCCACCTCATCGCCACCCGTGGCGACCTCCTCTCCGATGACGGCATCGCCCGCCTCGAACCCGTCTGGCAGATCCTCTCCGCCGCCCTCGCCCAGCGCGGCCGCCTCCCCATCTCGCAGTGGATCGAGCGCACTTGGCGCTCCTTCAACGCACCCGCCTTCAGCACCCAAGAAGAGCTCGCAAACATAGACCAGTACCTCACCCTCCTCGACCAACTCGAGTCCCCCGGCAACACCCTGGACCTCACCCTCCTAGACCAGCGCCTGAGCAAGCTCTACGCCGCCCCCGCCGTCCACCCCGGAGCCGTAGACCTTATGACCATGCACGGTGCCAAGGGCCTCGAGTGGGACGCCGTCTTCGTTCCCGCCCTCGAGCGCACCGGCGCCAACAATCGCAGCCGTCTCCTCTCCTGGCTTGAGGTCGACGGCACCCCCGACCTCGACGACGACACCATCGCCCACGGCATCCTCGCCCCCATCCAGAGCAAAGGCACCGCCAGCCAGCAGCTCAACACCTGGATGCGCTCCATAGAGTCCGCCCGCGAAGCCGCCGAGCGCAAGCGCCTCTTCTACGTAGCCTGCACCCGCGCCCGCGAAGAACTCCACCTCTTCGCCAGCCCCGTCGCCAAACAGGACGGCACCCTTAGCATCCCACCCGCAAGCCTCCTCGCCTCCGCATGGCCCGCAGCAGAAGACCACTTCCATCCACCCGCGGCCCAGCTCATCGTGATGCCCACCCAGCCGCAGATCCTGGACTCCCTGGCAGCAGCAGCAGCCCCGCGCACGATCCTCCGCATCCCCCTATCTCCCATTGAACTCATACCGACTCCAGAGCCCACGCAACCCCAAACCCTCTTCGATCGCCCCGAAGGCAGCTTCGCCTCCCGCGCCTTCGGCAACACCGTCCACGCCTTCCTCGATCAGCTAGCAGCCCGCATAGCCGCAGGCGACACCCCCGCGCAACTGACCACCGAACTCCCACAATGGTCCCCACGCATAGCCCAACTCCTCCGCGCCTCCGGCCTCCCCCCCACCACCATCGACCGCTTCGCCCCCCGCGTCCTCACCGCCCTCTACAACACCCTTACAGACCCTGACGGCCAGTGGCTCCTGGCCGCCCATCCCAATGCCACCACAGAATCCGCCTTGGTCTCGTGGGACGAAACCCGCACCAGCATCCGCATGGACCGCACCTTCCTCGCAGGCGACTCCCCCCAAACCACCGCCTCCACCCACCAATGGATCATCGACTATAAAACAGCCGACCTGGGCGGCCGCACAGAATCCACCTTCCTGGCCGAAGAAAAGCAAAACTACGCCCCCCAACTCGAAGCCTACGCCGCCACCTTCCCGGCAGACACGCCCATCCGCCTAGCCCTCTACTACCCCATGCTCCCCAAACTAATCTGGTGGCCCACCACCAAGCCATAA
- a CDS encoding SCO family protein, whose protein sequence is MRLSSEAGAPGVMGRRYHLCMKNVVVRVFVVALVCLGLGVTGCRKGGGGDAGVASGTKVYSMRGKILEVDPGSGEITVDHKAIPGFMDAMAMPYKLADASTISEMHVGDVITARVLVQDTPGGPYKTQLDHVVVVAQARPDNVPKVQYHSPTAGEEVPDFKLLNQSGKTVHLAQFKGKVLLLTFIYTRCPMADFCPRMSENFAEIDRGLAKDKDVYAKTHLLSVSFDPAYDTPKVLRSYGGAHTGRFTEEDFKHWDFAAPTLAELPKMEEWFDVGVTGAGDPQTLMHSLSTVLIGKDGKVIGWYPQKDWQVGEMEEAVKKAAGA, encoded by the coding sequence ATGAGACTGTCGTCCGAGGCTGGGGCACCCGGCGTGATGGGGCGGCGGTATCATCTTTGTATGAAGAATGTGGTGGTTCGGGTTTTTGTGGTGGCTTTGGTTTGTCTTGGGTTGGGAGTTACCGGTTGCCGGAAGGGTGGGGGCGGCGATGCGGGTGTGGCTTCGGGGACGAAGGTGTACTCGATGCGGGGGAAGATTCTGGAGGTCGATCCTGGGTCGGGTGAGATTACGGTGGATCATAAGGCGATTCCGGGGTTTATGGATGCGATGGCGATGCCTTATAAGCTGGCGGATGCCTCGACGATCAGCGAGATGCATGTGGGGGATGTGATTACGGCCCGGGTGCTGGTGCAGGATACGCCGGGTGGGCCGTATAAGACTCAGCTGGATCATGTTGTTGTGGTGGCGCAGGCGAGGCCGGATAATGTGCCGAAGGTGCAGTATCACTCACCTACAGCGGGCGAGGAGGTGCCGGACTTCAAGCTGCTGAACCAGAGCGGGAAGACGGTTCATCTCGCACAGTTCAAAGGGAAGGTGCTGCTGCTGACGTTTATCTATACGCGTTGTCCGATGGCGGATTTTTGTCCTCGAATGAGTGAGAACTTTGCGGAGATCGACCGGGGACTGGCGAAGGATAAGGACGTCTATGCGAAGACGCACCTGCTGAGCGTGAGCTTTGACCCGGCGTACGACACGCCGAAGGTGCTGCGGAGCTACGGCGGGGCGCATACGGGGCGGTTTACGGAAGAAGACTTCAAGCATTGGGACTTTGCTGCTCCTACGCTGGCCGAGCTACCGAAGATGGAGGAGTGGTTCGACGTGGGGGTGACGGGAGCGGGCGATCCGCAGACGTTGATGCACTCGCTTTCTACGGTGCTGATTGGGAAGGATGGGAAGGTGATTGGGTGGTATCCGCAGAAGGACTGGCAGGTGGGGGAGATGGAAGAGGCGGTGAAGAAGGCTGCGGGGGCTTAG
- a CDS encoding PD-(D/E)XK nuclease family protein, giving the protein MQSVTTLPPVIAEAISRGVTILTPGQRAARTLRLAYDLHQRASGIPTWTPPEIHPLDSWLTTLWHRLTVTGQADRLLLNPTQEHVLWRQIITSDPEVSGLRSPDSLASMAASAWRTLCLHNGRTRLPGSATSTDTRAFERWAQTFQRLCLRQAYLSPAQLPELLTATVNLPIPPAGLLLLDFDTLLPAHQTLFDTLSPVAHHQTTTPAPPHLHAAADPRSELLTAANWIAQTLSANPESRIAVVVPDLESRRPEITRIFAQTLSPELQRFPTPATPTPFEFALGQPLSHTALAATALNLLTFTLSPLPLDTISTLLLSPYLITPIEQLAAAEFDAFTLRQTRLLRPELTLEALLALLPATLPSLSARLRALHRTAKSDLPTQQSHAAWSDTFRALLESAGWTRTAPLDSLAFQTHRRFSSALDELATLDFDGTHPTAAAALATFTRILDQTIFAPESHNAPIQILGPLEIGAVPFDALWFLSAGDLTWPNPPSTSPLIPWQLQRALNIPGSDPTQSQAAAQTLTTRIAHSASQVIFSYAVQVDEAHQRPSPSVTALKLTPLKALEAHTTLAPQPYDIIPDQTTLPPLPDVPLRGGATILQLQAACAFRAFAEQRLFSSEPQPRTLGLDPRDRGNLVHKVMEELWSCIHDQGELKALTLPARDSLLADCINHALQRTDRLAQSPWDEAYLGTQRTRLLTLLRPWLDLEAARPAFAVRAREQADRHAQLGPLTLSLRMDRVDETDAGLVILDYKTGVAAPSDWLSDRPDAPQLPLYAVLTDQPEEPVAGIAFAILRAGDDLCLKGYATGDDVFGKTSRMNFPTMEDQLEDWRRVLTQLATSFAEGDTAVLPKSYPKTCAYCAQRILCRLNPTTLTDLNDEEPEEAAIA; this is encoded by the coding sequence ATGCAGTCCGTCACCACCCTGCCTCCAGTCATCGCGGAAGCCATCTCCCGTGGCGTGACCATCCTCACCCCCGGCCAGCGAGCCGCACGCACCCTCCGCCTCGCCTACGACCTCCACCAGCGAGCCTCCGGCATCCCCACCTGGACCCCACCCGAGATCCACCCCCTGGACTCCTGGCTCACCACCCTCTGGCACCGCCTCACCGTCACCGGCCAGGCCGACCGTCTCCTCCTCAACCCCACCCAGGAGCACGTCCTCTGGCGCCAGATCATCACCTCCGACCCCGAGGTCTCCGGCCTCCGCTCCCCCGACTCCCTAGCCAGCATGGCCGCCTCCGCTTGGCGCACCCTCTGCCTCCACAACGGCCGTACCCGCCTCCCCGGCTCCGCCACCAGCACAGACACCCGAGCCTTCGAGCGCTGGGCCCAGACCTTCCAGCGCCTCTGCCTCCGCCAGGCCTACCTCTCCCCCGCCCAGCTCCCCGAACTCCTCACCGCCACCGTCAATCTCCCCATCCCCCCCGCCGGTCTCCTCCTCCTGGACTTCGACACCCTCCTCCCCGCCCACCAGACCCTCTTCGACACCCTCTCCCCCGTAGCCCACCACCAGACCACCACCCCCGCCCCCCCCCACCTCCACGCCGCCGCAGATCCACGCTCAGAACTCCTCACCGCCGCAAACTGGATCGCCCAGACCCTCTCCGCCAACCCGGAATCCCGCATAGCCGTAGTAGTCCCGGACCTCGAATCCCGCCGCCCGGAGATCACCCGCATCTTCGCCCAGACCCTGTCCCCCGAGCTCCAGCGCTTCCCCACCCCCGCCACACCTACCCCCTTCGAGTTTGCCCTCGGTCAGCCCCTCTCCCACACCGCCCTCGCCGCCACCGCCCTCAACCTCCTCACCTTCACCCTCTCCCCCCTGCCTCTCGACACCATCAGCACCCTCCTCCTCTCCCCCTACCTCATAACCCCCATTGAGCAGCTCGCCGCAGCCGAGTTCGACGCCTTCACCCTCCGCCAGACCCGCCTCCTCCGCCCCGAGCTCACCCTCGAAGCCCTCCTCGCACTCCTCCCGGCCACCCTCCCCAGCCTCTCCGCCCGCCTCCGCGCCCTGCACCGCACCGCAAAGTCCGACCTCCCCACCCAGCAATCCCACGCCGCCTGGTCCGACACCTTCCGCGCCCTCCTAGAATCCGCCGGCTGGACCCGCACCGCACCCCTCGACTCCCTCGCCTTCCAGACTCACCGCCGCTTCTCCAGCGCCCTAGACGAGCTCGCCACCCTCGACTTCGACGGCACCCATCCCACCGCCGCAGCAGCCCTCGCCACCTTCACCCGCATCCTCGACCAGACCATCTTTGCCCCCGAATCCCACAACGCCCCCATCCAGATCTTGGGCCCACTTGAGATCGGCGCAGTCCCCTTCGACGCCCTCTGGTTCCTCTCCGCCGGCGACCTCACCTGGCCCAACCCACCCTCAACCTCCCCACTCATCCCCTGGCAGCTCCAACGAGCCCTGAACATCCCCGGCTCCGACCCCACCCAATCCCAGGCCGCCGCCCAAACCCTCACCACCCGCATCGCCCACTCCGCCTCCCAGGTCATCTTCAGCTACGCCGTCCAGGTAGACGAAGCCCACCAACGCCCATCCCCGTCAGTCACCGCCCTCAAACTCACTCCCCTAAAAGCCCTGGAAGCCCACACAACGCTGGCCCCGCAACCATACGACATCATTCCCGACCAAACCACCCTCCCCCCCCTCCCAGACGTCCCCCTCAGAGGCGGAGCCACCATCCTCCAACTCCAGGCCGCCTGCGCCTTCCGAGCGTTCGCAGAGCAACGTCTCTTCTCCTCCGAGCCCCAGCCCCGCACCCTCGGCCTCGACCCGCGCGACCGTGGCAACCTGGTCCACAAGGTCATGGAAGAACTCTGGTCCTGCATCCACGACCAGGGCGAACTCAAAGCCCTCACCTTGCCCGCCCGCGACTCCCTCCTCGCCGACTGCATCAACCACGCCCTCCAACGCACCGACCGCCTCGCCCAATCCCCCTGGGACGAGGCCTACCTCGGCACCCAACGCACCCGTCTCCTCACCCTCCTTCGCCCTTGGCTCGACCTGGAAGCCGCCCGCCCCGCCTTCGCCGTCCGCGCCCGTGAACAGGCCGACCGCCACGCCCAGCTCGGCCCCCTCACCCTCTCCCTCCGCATGGACCGCGTAGACGAGACCGACGCCGGCCTCGTCATCCTTGACTACAAGACCGGCGTGGCCGCCCCCTCGGACTGGCTCTCCGACCGCCCCGACGCCCCCCAACTCCCCCTCTACGCCGTCCTCACAGACCAGCCGGAAGAACCCGTCGCCGGCATAGCCTTCGCCATCCTCCGTGCCGGGGACGACCTCTGCCTCAAGGGCTACGCCACCGGCGACGACGTCTTCGGCAAGACCTCCCGCATGAACTTCCCCACCATGGAAGACCAGCTTGAAGACTGGCGCCGCGTCCTCACGCAGCTCGCCACATCCTTCGCCGAAGGCGACACAGCAGTGCTCCCCAAGTCCTACCCCAAGACCTGCGCCTACTGCGCGCAGCGTATCCTCTGCCGCCTCAACCCCACCACCCTCACAGACCTCAACGACGAAGAGCCAGAGGAGGCCGCCATTGCCTAA